One window of the Oligoflexia bacterium genome contains the following:
- a CDS encoding Do family serine endopeptidase — translation MENLFKFINISLTLILIATAAPKAMALSSNDPLPRNLFIELGKKVNPAVVNIYTTQSVRGGGRQGYFPGMPQDPFEQFLQEYMGQGRRAPEQKVASLGSGFIIDTTGLIVTNNHVIANAADIRVQLTEKAKKTYKAKVIGRDARTDVALIKIDTTEKLTVTVLGDSDKVEVGEWVAAFGNPYGHGHSMTKGIISAKERDIAELETAFPFIQTDASINPGNSGGPLVNADGEVIGVNSAIDARAQGIGFAIPINVVKRLIPDLKSKGRIIRGYFGVAISNIDERVMKQFNLKSDRGALIVNVSPGSPAERGGIEPYDIVTEFNGKEIENAKSLTNAVGETPVGQTAKVKVFRDGKTTNLTIKTTERPDEESVAQESPRAPRLPKGMTAPYNLGMMLADLNPTIARQLQLQDAPKRGVVVTGTQDGGLADQAGLEIGDIILDVNKKRALSAREALKNIKPGVNSLRVLRGQVTLLIFMEAR, via the coding sequence ATGGAAAATCTGTTTAAATTCATCAATATCAGTTTAACTCTAATTCTCATCGCAACAGCAGCTCCCAAAGCAATGGCCTTGAGCTCTAATGATCCACTTCCACGAAATCTTTTTATTGAACTTGGCAAAAAAGTAAATCCCGCCGTTGTAAACATCTACACCACACAAAGTGTACGCGGTGGAGGAAGACAAGGCTACTTCCCGGGGATGCCCCAAGACCCCTTTGAACAGTTTTTACAAGAGTACATGGGCCAAGGGCGCAGAGCACCTGAACAAAAAGTTGCAAGCCTAGGATCAGGTTTTATTATCGATACAACTGGCCTTATCGTGACAAATAATCATGTCATCGCCAATGCTGCTGACATTCGCGTACAACTTACAGAAAAAGCTAAAAAAACTTATAAAGCAAAAGTCATTGGCCGCGATGCACGCACTGACGTCGCACTTATTAAAATCGACACAACAGAAAAACTTACCGTCACCGTGTTAGGTGATTCTGATAAAGTCGAAGTTGGCGAATGGGTCGCTGCATTTGGTAACCCCTACGGCCATGGTCACTCAATGACCAAAGGAATTATCTCTGCAAAAGAGCGAGACATTGCAGAACTTGAAACAGCATTTCCATTTATTCAAACCGATGCCAGCATTAATCCAGGCAATAGCGGTGGCCCACTTGTAAATGCCGACGGTGAAGTCATCGGTGTAAACTCAGCAATTGATGCCCGAGCCCAAGGCATTGGCTTTGCGATTCCGATCAACGTTGTAAAAAGACTCATTCCAGATTTGAAAAGTAAAGGTCGCATTATTCGAGGTTATTTTGGTGTTGCGATTAGCAATATTGATGAACGAGTGATGAAACAATTTAATCTCAAAAGTGATCGAGGGGCATTGATCGTAAACGTAAGCCCTGGTTCACCAGCTGAACGCGGTGGAATCGAACCTTACGACATCGTCACAGAATTTAACGGTAAAGAAATAGAAAACGCAAAAAGCTTAACAAACGCTGTTGGCGAAACTCCCGTTGGTCAAACCGCAAAAGTAAAAGTTTTCAGAGACGGTAAAACCACAAACTTAACTATTAAAACCACCGAGCGCCCGGACGAAGAATCTGTTGCCCAAGAAAGCCCGCGAGCTCCCAGACTTCCAAAAGGCATGACGGCTCCTTATAATTTAGGAATGATGTTAGCTGATCTTAATCCAACGATTGCACGCCAGCTACAACTTCAAGATGCTCCAAAAAGAGGTGTCGTAGTTACAGGCACTCAAGACGGTGGTTTAGCAGACCAAGCCGGGCTTGAAATTGGGGATATCATTTTAGATGTGAATAAAAAACGAGCACTCTCAGCACGTGAAGCATTAAAAAATATTAAGCCCGGTGTGAATAGTCTGCGCGTTTTACGCGGCCAAGTTACGCTCTTGATATTTATGGAAGCAAGATAG
- a CDS encoding M48 family metalloprotease, whose translation MPIHIKTWLYLILLSAVAMYLGSALAGRQGLLLAFVISFTINLVSYFYSDRLILWTYGAQLIEGIDPYGLQNTVTKLCEKIGIPKPKVYIIKSDTPNAFAVGRSPLKASVAATEGILTLLSREEIEGVLAHELSHINHKDTLIMMVAATLGSFVMYLANSFKWVVIFGKENKNQDKNMVGQLFLAFFSPIAAFIIHLAVSRNREFIADQEAAEMTQNPHALASALWKLHNYSFAKPLSVTQATAHMFIVNPLSLGGLNGLFSTHPPVEERIKKLIGRTL comes from the coding sequence ATGCCTATCCACATTAAAACTTGGCTTTACCTAATTCTACTCTCAGCAGTAGCGATGTATCTGGGCAGCGCTTTAGCCGGCCGTCAGGGTTTGCTCTTAGCTTTTGTGATTTCGTTTACCATAAACCTTGTGAGTTACTTTTATAGCGATCGACTTATTCTCTGGACATACGGAGCTCAACTTATTGAAGGCATTGACCCCTACGGGCTTCAAAACACCGTCACAAAACTTTGTGAAAAAATAGGAATCCCAAAACCAAAAGTTTATATTATCAAAAGCGACACACCAAATGCATTTGCTGTTGGCAGATCACCATTGAAAGCTTCGGTTGCTGCGACAGAAGGAATCTTAACATTATTAAGTCGAGAAGAAATTGAAGGCGTTTTGGCTCATGAACTCAGTCACATCAATCACAAAGATACACTGATCATGATGGTTGCCGCTACTTTAGGTTCGTTTGTCATGTATTTAGCAAATTCATTTAAATGGGTTGTAATCTTTGGAAAAGAAAATAAAAACCAAGACAAAAATATGGTGGGACAACTTTTCTTAGCTTTTTTCTCACCCATTGCAGCTTTTATTATTCATCTAGCAGTTAGCCGAAATCGTGAATTCATTGCCGATCAAGAAGCTGCCGAGATGACACAAAACCCACATGCCCTTGCGAGTGCATTATGGAAATTACACAACTACTCTTTTGCAAAACCCTTATCTGTCACACAAGCGACAGCTCATATGTTTATCGTTAATCCATTAAGTTTAGGTGGGCTCAATGGGCTTTTTAGTACACACCCGCCAGTAGAAGAACGCATTAAAAAATTAATCGGGAGAACACTGTGA
- the ispE gene encoding 4-(cytidine 5'-diphospho)-2-C-methyl-D-erythritol kinase yields the protein MTSLDFTLKAPAKLNLWLHITGVREDGYHLLDSLFVPIDLYDEIKITKSLGSKDEVLFVTPSGTPLDIKINTVTKTFELMRELLPEIPYLKIQVTKHIPMGAGLGGGSSDAATTLNFLQSEYGNAESLKALPKIAQKIGADVSFFLKAKPAHVTGVGEQLMEVNIEQLFFVVCYPELQISTNQAYGWFDEDCALTRAAANVNFNRTTGVLDDSVLTAVQVVKRTHNDLEIPVEARNPQIAMLKKALRQWGALTSLMTGSGSSVFGIYQNQKKAILAYENLKKQFPASHSFFITKTLD from the coding sequence GTGACAAGTTTAGATTTTACTTTAAAGGCTCCTGCAAAACTAAATCTTTGGCTTCACATCACAGGCGTTAGGGAAGATGGCTATCATTTACTTGATAGCCTTTTTGTTCCTATAGATCTCTATGATGAAATTAAAATCACTAAAAGTTTAGGTTCAAAAGACGAAGTTTTATTTGTCACACCGTCAGGCACTCCACTTGATATTAAAATTAATACGGTCACAAAAACATTCGAGCTTATGCGTGAGTTATTGCCTGAAATTCCATATCTAAAGATTCAAGTGACAAAACACATCCCCATGGGTGCAGGTCTTGGCGGCGGAAGCTCTGATGCTGCAACCACCTTGAATTTTTTACAATCTGAATACGGAAACGCTGAAAGTCTCAAAGCCCTACCTAAAATTGCTCAAAAGATAGGGGCTGATGTGAGTTTTTTCTTAAAAGCAAAGCCCGCTCATGTGACAGGCGTGGGTGAACAGTTAATGGAAGTGAACATTGAACAGCTATTTTTCGTAGTCTGCTACCCCGAGTTACAAATCTCTACAAACCAAGCCTATGGCTGGTTTGATGAAGATTGTGCGTTGACACGCGCCGCAGCAAATGTTAATTTTAATCGAACAACTGGGGTCTTGGACGACTCAGTTTTAACGGCAGTTCAAGTAGTGAAACGAACACATAACGATCTTGAAATACCTGTTGAAGCGAGAAATCCTCAGATCGCGATGTTAAAAAAAGCGCTGAGACAATGGGGAGCGCTCACAAGTCTCATGACGGGAAGCGGAAGCTCCGTTTTTGGGATTTACCAGAATCAAAAAAAAGCGATTCTGGCTTATGAGAACCTCAAAAAACAATTTCCCGCCTCACACTCTTTTTTCATCACGAAAACCCTGGATTAG
- a CDS encoding MoxR family ATPase produces the protein MVDIVALNEQIKQESQFVNKVLNEVGKVVVGQRHMLERILMGLLTDGHVLLEGVPGLAKTLTISTIANGIDVAFQRIQFTPDLLPSDLIGTMIFNQKTGEFAVKKGPIFTNIVLADEINRAPAKVQSALLEAMAERQVTIGDETHKLANPFLVLATQNPLEQEGTYPLPEAQMDRFMFKVLVNYPTKEEEFEILGRMTQKELPTVNKVIGVDELLRAKNLVSGIYMDEKIKHYIVEIVMASRNPREYGLNSIAALINVGGSPRATISLTKSARAHAFIKGRGFVTPEDVKAVAYDVLRHRILLTYEAEAEETKSDAIIREILNKIEVP, from the coding sequence ATGGTCGACATCGTAGCACTCAATGAACAAATCAAACAAGAAAGTCAGTTCGTTAATAAGGTGCTCAATGAAGTAGGAAAAGTTGTCGTCGGGCAACGTCACATGCTTGAACGAATTTTGATGGGACTACTTACTGACGGGCACGTTTTGCTTGAAGGTGTTCCGGGGCTTGCAAAAACGTTAACCATCAGCACTATTGCAAACGGTATCGATGTTGCGTTTCAACGAATTCAGTTCACGCCAGATTTACTTCCTTCAGATTTAATCGGAACAATGATTTTTAATCAAAAAACAGGCGAATTTGCGGTTAAAAAAGGTCCCATTTTTACAAATATCGTTTTGGCTGACGAGATCAATCGCGCTCCGGCAAAAGTACAATCCGCTTTGCTTGAGGCGATGGCTGAAAGACAAGTCACTATTGGCGATGAAACACATAAATTGGCAAATCCGTTTTTAGTTTTGGCGACACAAAATCCGTTAGAGCAAGAAGGTACGTATCCGCTTCCTGAAGCGCAGATGGATCGTTTTATGTTTAAGGTTTTAGTTAATTATCCAACTAAAGAAGAAGAATTTGAAATCTTAGGCCGCATGACCCAAAAAGAATTGCCCACAGTTAATAAAGTAATTGGAGTTGATGAATTATTAAGAGCTAAGAATTTAGTTAGCGGCATTTACATGGATGAAAAAATTAAGCATTACATTGTCGAAATCGTAATGGCCAGTCGAAATCCTCGTGAATATGGCCTTAATTCTATTGCAGCTTTAATCAACGTTGGGGGCTCACCAAGAGCGACGATTTCGTTAACTAAATCTGCACGGGCTCACGCGTTTATTAAAGGGCGAGGGTTTGTGACACCAGAAGATGTCAAAGCTGTTGCCTATGATGTTTTAAGACATCGAATTTTATTAACGTACGAAGCAGAAGCTGAAGAAACAAAATCTGATGCCATTATTCGTGAAATTCTTAACAAGATAGAAGTTCCCTGA
- a CDS encoding DUF58 domain-containing protein, whose protein sequence is MLPKEILKKVKLLEISTRKMVNNLFAGEYHTVFKGQGLTFSDFREYVPGDDVRSISWNLTAKAGKPFIKRYDEERELTMMLMVDISGSGDFGSGAYLKGEVLVQLAAVLSFAAAKNNDRVGLMLFSDQVEHFVMPRKGRGHVHRILRDLLYYKPKGRGTSIKTALDALNGVLRKRATVFILSDFLSDDFDRSLRMMSRRHDLVAIVVEDAAEKSLPNIGLIDMQDAETGEISTVDSSSKLFRAEYESHYKKLNEARDRQLKKAQVDQIRVDTSHSFVDPLIKFFSSRHKK, encoded by the coding sequence ATGTTGCCCAAAGAAATTCTTAAGAAAGTAAAACTTCTTGAGATTTCAACACGCAAGATGGTGAATAACCTCTTTGCCGGTGAATATCATACGGTCTTCAAGGGCCAGGGTCTGACTTTTTCTGATTTTAGAGAATATGTACCAGGTGATGACGTTCGCTCTATTAGCTGGAATCTCACAGCCAAAGCCGGAAAACCATTTATCAAACGCTATGATGAAGAACGTGAACTCACCATGATGTTGATGGTTGATATCAGTGGTTCTGGAGATTTTGGAAGTGGGGCATATCTTAAGGGTGAAGTTTTGGTTCAACTCGCTGCCGTACTTTCTTTTGCTGCGGCAAAAAATAATGACCGCGTAGGGCTGATGCTTTTTAGTGATCAGGTCGAGCATTTTGTTATGCCGCGAAAAGGGCGAGGGCATGTTCATCGCATTTTGCGAGATCTTCTCTATTATAAACCAAAGGGTCGGGGCACCAGTATTAAAACAGCCCTTGATGCTCTCAATGGAGTTTTACGCAAACGGGCCACGGTATTTATTTTAAGTGATTTTTTATCTGATGATTTTGATCGATCACTTCGGATGATGTCTAGACGACATGATTTAGTAGCTATCGTTGTTGAAGATGCGGCTGAAAAAAGTTTACCAAATATTGGGCTCATCGACATGCAAGATGCAGAAACCGGTGAGATTAGTACTGTTGATAGTTCAAGTAAATTATTTCGAGCTGAGTATGAAAGTCATTATAAAAAACTAAATGAAGCTCGAGATCGTCAGCTGAAAAAAGCACAGGTTGATCAAATTCGCGTCGACACTTCACATAGCTTTGTTGATCCGCTGATTAAATTCTTTTCTTCGAGGCATAAAAAATGA
- a CDS encoding VWA domain-containing protein: protein MIQLADSWWLRMVWGALALFILALIIDGRAYKKIKKHFGEKADFLTTSVSMSRRRWHNFLQCLVLACFAIALARPLLGAKQTEVKQTGIEMIIAIDVSNSMLAEDDKPSRLAHAKHEISSLLDQLGGSRVGLIAFAGSAILVSPMTTDHGALKIYLNSLSPDSVSTQGTNLKDAIDEAMKAFERGGVEGLNGTKPTRVMLFASDGEDNEPGAINAAKKAVDQGLRIFGLGFGSAKGTPIPVRDDRGMLRDYKKDKSNQVIMTVQSDEVMGKLARAGGGSYYHATFEETEIKNLVADLNRLEKADFKSRMSTEFDEKFQVPLLLGLIFALLDLLFGDRRSDARAWRGRFEVNS, encoded by the coding sequence ATGATACAATTGGCAGACTCTTGGTGGTTGAGAATGGTGTGGGGTGCCCTTGCACTTTTCATTTTGGCGCTGATCATTGATGGTCGAGCATATAAAAAAATAAAAAAACACTTTGGTGAAAAAGCTGACTTTCTTACAACCTCTGTTTCAATGTCACGGCGACGTTGGCATAATTTTTTACAATGTCTAGTGCTTGCATGTTTTGCGATTGCACTTGCAAGACCTCTTTTGGGTGCAAAGCAAACTGAAGTAAAACAAACCGGGATTGAAATGATCATTGCCATTGACGTTTCAAATAGCATGCTCGCTGAAGATGACAAACCTTCTCGTTTAGCTCATGCAAAACATGAAATTTCAAGTCTCTTAGATCAATTAGGTGGTAGTCGTGTTGGTCTTATCGCTTTTGCCGGAAGTGCTATCTTGGTTTCACCCATGACAACTGATCATGGGGCCCTTAAAATTTATCTTAATTCTTTGAGCCCTGATTCTGTGAGTACCCAAGGCACTAATTTAAAAGATGCCATTGATGAAGCGATGAAGGCCTTTGAACGTGGTGGTGTTGAAGGGCTGAACGGTACAAAACCCACCCGGGTTATGCTTTTTGCATCGGATGGTGAAGATAATGAGCCAGGTGCAATTAATGCGGCTAAAAAAGCTGTGGATCAGGGTTTAAGAATTTTTGGCCTTGGATTTGGCTCGGCAAAAGGGACCCCGATTCCTGTGCGTGATGATCGAGGGATGCTTAGAGATTATAAAAAAGATAAATCAAATCAAGTCATCATGACGGTGCAAAGTGATGAAGTTATGGGAAAGCTTGCTCGCGCTGGTGGGGGGAGTTATTACCACGCAACGTTTGAAGAAACTGAAATTAAAAATCTTGTTGCAGATCTTAATCGTTTAGAAAAAGCTGATTTTAAATCAAGAATGTCCACTGAGTTTGATGAGAAGTTTCAAGTTCCACTTTTATTGGGTCTAATCTTTGCACTTTTAGATTTACTTTTTGGTGACAGGCGCTCTGACGCGCGCGCATGGCGCGGGCGTTTTGAGGTGAACTCATGA
- a CDS encoding DUF1844 domain-containing protein, which yields MNTNQMEASFITLAMSIASAAAMSLGLAPNPQTKKTEVDVDMARFNIDLLDVLSRKTKGNLAKEEDEFMTRVLADLKLKFVEVNKHGKSV from the coding sequence GTGAACACAAATCAAATGGAAGCCTCATTTATCACACTAGCAATGTCTATCGCTTCAGCTGCTGCAATGAGTCTGGGCCTTGCTCCTAACCCACAAACTAAAAAAACCGAAGTTGATGTAGACATGGCGAGATTTAATATTGATCTACTAGATGTGCTTTCGCGAAAGACAAAAGGAAATTTAGCAAAAGAAGAAGACGAATTCATGACCCGTGTACTTGCCGATTTAAAACTAAAATTCGTGGAGGTAAATAAACATGGAAAATCTGTTTAA
- a CDS encoding VWA domain-containing protein yields MKWATPLAFTFLIPVILIFVWSYLRKEKRRATFQFSSGKLFQGVAPSFRARLSFLPNLIKFIALVLAIIALARPQMSDTKINKNVEGIDIMLTLDISDSMLIEDMEPENRLGAAKMVIRNFVKARANDRIGIVVFAGESYTRCPLTLDQGVLLSSVDELTTDNMKPGTAIGVALANAVARLKDSTAKSRVIILLTDGESNSGTIDPSTALDIAKGYGIKVYTIGAGVDGQAQLPIYTVDAFGRKVKRYQPIHSTVNDELLQRIADETGAKYYRAGDTDTLKKVFSNIDTLEKIKIQVNEYVKYTELFTKWLYWAFVLYLLQFFLTRTLFRRVP; encoded by the coding sequence ATGAAATGGGCCACACCTTTAGCGTTTACATTTTTGATTCCGGTAATTTTGATTTTTGTTTGGAGTTATCTCAGAAAAGAAAAACGTCGAGCGACATTTCAATTTAGTTCGGGGAAACTTTTTCAAGGTGTAGCACCAAGTTTTAGAGCTCGACTTTCATTTTTACCAAATCTTATAAAATTTATTGCACTTGTTTTAGCGATTATTGCACTTGCAAGACCACAAATGTCTGACACAAAAATAAATAAAAATGTTGAAGGCATTGATATCATGCTCACTCTTGACATTTCAGATAGCATGCTTATTGAAGATATGGAGCCCGAAAATCGCCTGGGTGCTGCAAAGATGGTTATTCGAAACTTTGTTAAAGCGCGGGCAAATGATCGCATTGGTATAGTTGTTTTTGCGGGAGAATCTTATACCCGTTGCCCACTCACTCTTGATCAAGGTGTTTTACTAAGCAGTGTTGATGAACTCACAACTGATAATATGAAACCAGGCACTGCAATTGGTGTGGCTTTGGCAAACGCTGTGGCACGCCTCAAAGATTCTACAGCAAAAAGCCGTGTCATTATTTTACTCACAGACGGAGAAAGTAATAGCGGAACCATTGACCCTTCAACTGCACTTGACATAGCAAAAGGGTATGGAATCAAAGTTTACACAATCGGGGCGGGAGTCGACGGGCAAGCGCAATTACCGATTTATACAGTTGATGCCTTCGGGCGAAAAGTAAAACGCTATCAGCCCATTCACTCAACTGTGAATGATGAATTGCTTCAAAGAATTGCTGATGAAACGGGAGCAAAATATTACCGAGCAGGTGATACGGATACGTTGAAAAAAGTTTTCTCCAACATCGATACCTTAGAGAAAATAAAAATTCAGGTAAATGAGTATGTTAAATACACTGAGCTTTTCACAAAGTGGCTTTATTGGGCTTTTGTTTTATATTTACTGCAGTTTTTCTTAACCCGCACATTATTTAGGAGGGTGCCATAA
- a CDS encoding BatD family protein, which yields MKKIGNLNFKRETLLLLIFSCLLFVLPTFAAQVRLDASLSSDTIGEEDVVTLTLMVSSDSTAINDEDPKLPELKGFEVMNAVSSSSTSSVFDNGKFMLVRKNTYRYTLAPKKPGVYALGSAEVTVNGETIKSKPITIKVVAGSGGGLPSKNSNKAQNKPQRGAPPPQEEDDMGAFGSLDEDANDLFTQLLRRRGLTLDNRGGVRSAPQADTKDAFFIAVEANKKRVYVGEQIVASWYLYTRGGIQAYDALKYPELKGFWKEDLEIATRLSFQSEIVNGVPYNKALLVSYALFPISAGKKTIDQYKAKATVVDLSSGMSVFGIGQAFSYVKASKEIPIDVIPLPAEGRPASFSGAVGTFNITGSVSTTQAKVNQPFSLKIRFQGEGNVKAIELPPLDLPQNLEVYETKKEAQFQKSGEGFKEFEVLLIPRSQGTITVPPVSVSYFDPKTAKYVTRQTPEFQIKVAAGDGSLAGGNVPMAQNDAPIADSKDIKYLKTDASMRLKPSVQLSIWALLFLTVFGWFGRQFYLVFRGESQDQMALARKKAKLKLKTARLKLKKGDFRGVGVETSNAVLSALGEIAGVGGASLTLDALLTRLPTSSEKVQGDVKKFLNQCELLSFAPDELIKNQKSDQELKKILSEAERLISELFAVEKNSASFSQGASHEAGQRTS from the coding sequence TTGAAAAAGATTGGTAATCTGAATTTTAAAAGAGAAACCCTGTTACTTCTTATTTTTTCATGTCTGTTATTTGTGCTCCCCACATTTGCTGCACAGGTGAGACTTGATGCTAGTTTAAGTAGTGACACAATTGGCGAAGAAGATGTTGTGACACTAACACTTATGGTTTCAAGTGATTCAACTGCAATCAATGATGAAGATCCAAAACTTCCAGAGCTTAAGGGTTTTGAAGTCATGAATGCTGTGAGTTCAAGTTCTACCAGCAGCGTTTTTGACAACGGGAAATTCATGCTTGTTAGAAAAAACACATATCGCTATACGCTAGCGCCAAAAAAACCAGGGGTTTATGCGCTAGGTTCTGCTGAAGTCACAGTCAATGGTGAAACAATTAAAAGTAAACCCATCACAATTAAAGTTGTGGCTGGCAGTGGCGGTGGATTGCCAAGTAAAAATTCAAACAAAGCCCAAAATAAACCTCAGCGTGGTGCACCACCTCCTCAAGAAGAAGATGACATGGGTGCATTTGGTTCTTTAGATGAAGATGCAAATGATCTCTTCACACAGTTATTGCGCAGGCGAGGTTTGACACTTGATAATCGCGGAGGTGTGCGTTCTGCCCCTCAAGCTGATACTAAAGACGCTTTTTTTATAGCGGTTGAGGCTAATAAAAAACGAGTTTATGTGGGAGAGCAAATTGTGGCCTCTTGGTATCTCTATACCCGTGGAGGCATTCAAGCTTACGACGCTTTGAAGTACCCTGAACTCAAAGGTTTTTGGAAAGAAGATTTAGAAATTGCCACGCGCTTAAGTTTTCAAAGCGAAATCGTTAATGGTGTACCGTACAATAAAGCGCTTTTGGTTTCATATGCATTGTTTCCAATTTCTGCAGGTAAAAAAACAATAGATCAATACAAAGCAAAAGCTACGGTTGTTGATTTAAGTTCAGGCATGTCTGTTTTTGGAATTGGCCAAGCTTTTAGTTACGTCAAAGCAAGTAAAGAAATTCCAATTGATGTTATTCCATTACCTGCTGAAGGTAGGCCCGCTAGTTTTTCAGGAGCGGTGGGTACGTTTAACATCACAGGTTCAGTGAGCACGACTCAAGCAAAAGTAAATCAGCCTTTTAGTCTTAAAATTCGCTTTCAAGGTGAAGGTAATGTGAAGGCCATTGAACTTCCCCCTCTTGATTTGCCGCAAAATTTGGAAGTCTATGAAACAAAAAAAGAAGCCCAGTTTCAAAAAAGTGGTGAGGGCTTTAAAGAGTTTGAAGTTTTATTGATTCCAAGATCACAAGGTACAATTACAGTGCCTCCGGTATCTGTAAGTTATTTTGATCCTAAAACTGCAAAGTATGTGACACGCCAAACTCCTGAATTCCAAATCAAGGTTGCTGCAGGTGATGGTTCCCTTGCGGGTGGTAATGTTCCTATGGCGCAAAATGATGCGCCCATTGCTGATTCAAAAGACATTAAGTATTTAAAAACTGATGCCTCAATGAGACTTAAGCCTTCAGTGCAACTTAGTATTTGGGCTCTCTTGTTTTTAACTGTTTTTGGTTGGTTTGGTCGGCAGTTTTATTTGGTATTTAGAGGTGAATCTCAAGACCAAATGGCACTTGCTCGCAAGAAAGCAAAATTAAAACTTAAAACGGCAAGACTCAAACTTAAAAAAGGTGATTTTAGAGGTGTGGGCGTTGAAACTTCAAACGCCGTATTAAGTGCACTGGGTGAAATTGCAGGAGTCGGTGGAGCATCACTTACATTAGATGCACTTTTGACAAGGCTCCCTACAAGTAGTGAAAAAGTTCAAGGTGATGTGAAAAAGTTTTTAAATCAGTGTGAACTTTTAAGTTTTGCACCTGATGAATTAATTAAAAACCAAAAAAGTGACCAAGAACTTAAGAAAATTTTAAGTGAAGCTGAAAGACTTATTTCAGAACTTTTTGCGGTGGAGAAGAACTCAGCGTCTTTTTCACAAGGCGCTTCACACGAAGCAGGTCAAAGAACATCTTAA
- a CDS encoding tetratricopeptide repeat protein: MKTFIFVILFSINAHAFAPPTIEKNNEGVRRYQAEEYQEAFKNFAGALAKDPFNPYYHFNLGDAFLKGGEIPKAMAEFEAVEANPKADQELKFQAMFNAGNAAVEAKDVSKALTYYQKALSYKPDSVETKTNIELAIKEQDKKGSGGQQDQKDQKGGEGEKNDKQQQQQDGNKDDKKDEKKEEKNGQGKGPEPTPRPTPQGFKSQDLNEGEVRQILEELKNQEEKIRAKQYKDNKPRKEQGVEKDW; encoded by the coding sequence ATGAAGACTTTTATCTTTGTGATTTTATTTTCAATAAATGCTCATGCTTTTGCGCCACCCACCATTGAAAAAAACAATGAAGGGGTGAGGCGCTATCAAGCTGAAGAATATCAAGAAGCATTTAAAAATTTCGCCGGTGCTTTAGCAAAAGATCCATTTAATCCTTATTATCATTTTAATTTGGGTGATGCATTTCTTAAGGGCGGTGAAATTCCAAAAGCGATGGCAGAATTTGAAGCTGTAGAAGCTAACCCTAAAGCTGATCAAGAATTAAAATTTCAAGCCATGTTTAATGCAGGCAATGCGGCTGTTGAAGCCAAAGATGTTTCCAAAGCACTCACATATTATCAAAAAGCTTTGAGTTACAAACCCGACTCTGTTGAAACAAAAACCAATATTGAACTGGCCATAAAAGAGCAGGACAAAAAAGGCAGTGGTGGTCAGCAAGATCAAAAAGATCAAAAAGGTGGCGAGGGTGAAAAAAATGACAAACAGCAGCAACAGCAAGACGGAAATAAAGACGATAAGAAAGATGAGAAAAAAGAAGAAAAAAATGGTCAAGGAAAAGGTCCAGAACCAACACCGCGGCCCACACCTCAAGGGTTCAAGAGTCAAGACTTGAACGAAGGCGAAGTTCGTCAGATTCTAGAAGAGTTGAAAAACCAAGAAGAAAAAATTCGCGCAAAACAGTATAAAGATAATAAGCCAAGAAAGGAGCAGGGGGTTGAAAAAGATTGGTAA